In Juglans microcarpa x Juglans regia isolate MS1-56 chromosome 8D, Jm3101_v1.0, whole genome shotgun sequence, the following are encoded in one genomic region:
- the LOC121243174 gene encoding serine carboxypeptidase II-2, whose protein sequence is MTNPGWPFVHNISTIFVYVLLGIGFATCSTDPLVQQKLDRVLKLPGQTFNVSFAHYAGYITVNEDSGRALFYWLIEADEDPDSKPLVLWLNGGPGCSSIAYGEAEEIGPFHIKPDGKTLYLNPYSWNQVANIIFLDSPVGVGFSYSNTSSDLLNNGDIRTAVDSLAFFLKWFERFPQYKGRDFYITGESYAGHYVPQLSQAIVRYNSAFTEKAINLKGYMVGNALTDDYHDHLGVFQFMWSAGLISDQTYRRLNLLCDLQSFIHTSASCDKILDVANEELGDIDPYSIFTPTCPGNVSQSNRLLKRINRIGHVSEQYDPCTEEHSVVYFNLPEVQKALHVDLARAPSEWSTCSELVNSNWKDSPRTVLDIYRELIHSGLRIWMFSGDTDAILPVTSTRYSIDALKLPTSGPWRAWYADGQVGGWTQEYAGLTFVSVRGAGHEVALHRPKLALALVKAFLSGTSMPASELVSSY, encoded by the exons ATGACCAATCCTGGTTGGCCCTTTGTTCATAATATCTCGACCATCTTCGTCTATGTTCTCCTTGGTATTGGTTTTGCAACCTGTTCTACAGACCCACTTGTCCAGCAAAAATTAGACAGGGTTCTTAAGCTCCCAGGACAAACCTTCAACGTCAGCTTTGCACACTATGCTGGGTACATCACAGTCAATGAAGATTCTGGGAGGGCCCTCTTCTACTGGCTCATTGAGGCTGATGAAGATCCTGATTCAAAGCCTCTTGTTCTTTGGCTTAATGGAG GACCCGGGTGTTCATCCATAGCTTATGGGGAGGCAGAGGAAATTGGACCTTTTCATATCAAGCCAGATGGGAAGACCCTTTATTTGAATCCTTACTCTTGGAATCAAG TTGCCAACATTATATTTCTTGATTCCCCTGTCGGAGTTGGTTTTTCCTATTCGAACACCTCCTCTGATTTGCTGAATAATGGAGATATAAGAACTG CCGTCGACTCTCTAGCATTTTTTTTGAAGTGGTTTGAGCGCTTTCCTCAGTACAAAGGACGGGACTTTTATATTACTGGAGAGAGCTATGCCG GACATTATGTTCCTCAGCTAAGCCAAGCCATTGTAAGGTACAACTCAGCATTTACGGAGAAAGCTATTAATCTGAAGGGTTATATG GTGGGAAATGCTCTTACTGACGATTACCATGACCACTTGGGGGTTTTCCAGTTTATGTGGTCAGCTGGTCTGATTTCTGATCAAACATACAGGCGACTGAACCTTCTCTGTGATTTACAGTCATTTATACACACTTCAGCTTCATGTGATAAGATTTTGGATGTTGCTAACGAAGAACTTGGAGACATTGACCCTTATAGCATCTTCACACCCACCTGCCCTGGTAATGTGAGCCAGTCGAATCGGTTGCTGAAAAGAATCAAC AGAATTGGTCATGTCAGTGAGCAGTATGATCCTTGCACTGAGGAGCACTCTGTTGTGTACTTCAATCTACCTGAGGTTCAAAAGGCACTTCACGTTGATCTGGCTCGTGCACCATCTGAATGGTCAACCTGCAG CGAGTTGGTAAATAGTAACTGGAAGGATTCTCCTAGGACAGTGCTGGACATTTACCGCGAGCTGATACATTCAGGACTGCGTATATGGATGTTCAG TGGCGATACAGATGCCATACTCCCAGTTACATCCACCCGGTACAGTATAGATGCTCTTAAGCTTCCAACCTCGGGACCTTGGCGTGCCTGGTATGCAGATGGGCAG GTGGGTGGATGGACACAAGAATATGCTGGGCTTACCTTTGTATCGGTCCGGGGAGCAGGACATGAAGTTGCTTTGCATAGACCAAAACTAGCTTTGGCACTCGTTAAAGCCTTCTTATCAGGAACCTCCATGCCAGCCTCGGAACTAGTCAGttcatattga